One region of Cucurbita pepo subsp. pepo cultivar mu-cu-16 chromosome LG03, ASM280686v2, whole genome shotgun sequence genomic DNA includes:
- the LOC111789699 gene encoding probable UDP-arabinopyranose mutase 2, with protein sequence MADSASSPTSLLKDELDIVIPTIRNLDFLEMWRPFFQPYHLIIVQDGDPSKVIKVPEGFDYELYNRNDINRILGPRANCISFKDSACRCFGYMVSKKKYIFTIDDDCFVASDPSGKPINALAQHIKNLLCPSTPFFFNTLYDPYRDGADFVRGYPFSLREGVPTAVSHGLWLNIPDYDAPTQLVKPLERNTRFVDAVLTIPKGTLFPMCGMNLAFDRDLIGPAMYFGLMGDGQPIGRYDDMWAGWCIKVICDHLGLGVKTGLPYIYHSKASNPFVNLRKEYKGIFWQEDIIPFFQQVVLPKDCTTVQKCYFELAKQVKDKLSKVDPYFDKLADAMVTWIEAWDDLNPAGVPTNMPNGKP encoded by the exons ATGGCTGACTCCGCCTCCTCCCCAACCTCATTGCTCAAAGATGAGCTCGACATCGTCATCCCCACCATCAGAAACCTCGACTTCCTCGAGATGTGGAGGCCCTTCTTCCAGCCCTATCATCTCATCATTGTCCAAGATGGGGACCCCTCCAAGGTCATCAAAGTCCCCGAGGGATTCGATTATGAGCTCTATAATCGCAATGACATCAATCGGATTCTGGGTCCTAGAGCCAATTGCATTTCCTTTAAGGACTCTGCTTGCCGATGCTTTGGCTACATGGTCTCCAAAAAGAAGTATATCTTCACCATTGATGATGATTGCTTT GTTGCAAGTGATCCGTCTGGGAAACCCATCAATGCACTTGCACAGCACATCAAAAACCTCCTCTGCCCCTCCacccccttcttcttcaacaccCTTTACGACCCTTACCGAGATGGTGCTGACTTTGTGCGTGGATATCCCTTCAGTCTGCGAGAGGGTGTCCCCACTGCTGTTTCTCATGGCCTCTGGCTTAACATCCCTGATTATGATGCACCAACTCAGCTTGTTAAGCCTCTGGAAAGGAACACAAG GTTTGTGGATGCTGTTTTAACAATCCCAAAAGGCACTTTGTTCCCCATGTGTGGTATGAACTTGGCATTTGACCGAGATCTCATAGGCCCTGCAATGTACTTTGGACTCATGGGTGATGGCCAGCCAATCGGTCGATACGACGACATGTGGGCAGGCTGGTGTATCAAG GTTATATGTGACCATCTGGGGCTGGGAGTGAAAACAGGGCTGCCATACATCTATCATAGCAAGGCAAGCAACCCATTTGTGAACCTGAGGAAGGAGTATAAGGGCATTTTCTGGCAGGAAGACATCATCCCATTCTTCCAACAAGTTGTTCTTCCAAAAGATTGCACCACTGTCCAAAAGTGCTACTTTGAGCTTGCCAAACAAGTGAAGGACAAGCTTAGCAAAGTAGACCCTTACTTTGACAAGCTTGCAGATGCGATGGTGACTTGGATTGAAGCTTGGGATGACCTCAACCCGGCTGGAGTTCCTACTAATATGCCCAATGGCAAACCTTAA